CATTAATTGTGGCGAAAATTCctttttatgaagatccacttcccaattatttaattgataaataaatggaaagtggggggactatctgtattgggaaaaaactgagtttatattaaagatgacgtggcatgacatgtggtttggttaaatggtcaaagtgcaacaattgactaagaggcacggatggagacaaCCACGATAAGgggaatttaaataggcacgagacgaaatgcagatacgagtctcgtaccaattcaagtcatttaaagccaacggattagaaggcattaaagacaaagatatgatgacagaaaggagtccaaattcattattaaatacctgatacgttagaaaattggtatttaataggaatgattgtataacggcttatttaatatcatttattactcataattatatcattaaagctgaggcttcattcctttacctagaattatctataaaaggaagaagtatcatcatttgtaagaaaaaaaaaattattggaaacttactgaaatacaaaactatttactgctttaccatcattctcaaaagtattttattttcgtctcctgattatcagtaacccgaatttctttttagctttgaccaaagactcagatttttggttaaacaatgagATCCATATAGGTGATATCTATTAGTTGGTAATAGGTTTAGTCTTGTTAGTACGTTGGTTTTGAACCTACTGCTTTTCTAGGAGAGTAATAGTGATAACtaacttattattattattattattattattattattattattattattattattattattattattattattattattattattattgctattatttgtatatatatatttgataagtttatttgtatatatttttcacttctatttttgtttgataaatgAGTTTCAAAAATATTTATGCTAGAGAGAAGCCTTTATAGGGCTGTCTGGTGCACAATTTATATGATCGAATGAAATATATTAACCTTTGGGGAGTGCTCGAGAAGGAAGAAAGATACATATTCTTCTAAAAGATGTGAACTAAGTAGTGAGAACAAATGTGAGGATAGTGGAAGAGATATTGAGTTTTTCAGAACCAGTGATTTGTATCGAGTCTGTATCTTTTTATCCTAGTTATGGATGAGGTAACTAACATTATACAAATTGAGTGTTCATGAATCATTAGTTTTGCAGAtgatattatgttaattgatGGAAGTAGCTACTGCTAACAAAGAGTTGGAACCATGGAAAAGTACTATGGAGCATAAGAGTTTTACGATAAGTAGAAGCAGATTGAagatattgcaagtttattctgtATGAGAGAAATGAGATTAGACCTGATTGTAGTTCTTAAATGCTGACACTTTTGATACTTAGGCATAGTCTTTCTGGGGGAATGGCATAATAGGCAAAGATGTAACACACAGAATAAAAATTGAATGACCTAAATATACGAGTGCTTCAGAAGTACTAGGTGATATGGAGTTCAACAGAATAATTGTAAAACTATTAATATTTCACAAATAATGTCATGAGGAGAGAATGTTGGAATTCTGAGACCCAACTTGTCCACAAAGAGAATGTAGTGGAAATGCGAAAACCGTATGAAATTACTATCCATGATATTTATTTGCTTTAGATGTGTCCTTTGCATGAAAATCAGATGCTGTCCAAGGCATCTCAAGTTTCACACCCATTTAAAAACCCACTTTTGGTCCTTATAATTTAAAGAATATAGGAAAAGAAAACTCTTAATTGGGACAAGAGTGAGTTGCTCTAGTGCTGAGCACCCTTTACccccaaccaagaggttgtgagttcgagtcatcCTAAGAGCAAGGTGGAAAATTCTTGGAGGGagggatgccgagggtctatcggaaacagcctctttaCCCCAGgttagaggtaaggtctgcgtacacactaccctccccagaccccactatgggattatactgggtggtggtggttgttgttgttttcttACTTCCGTATCAGCTGACTTACTTGTACtgtttaacaacaacaacaacaacaacaaacccagtttgatTCCAACaggtagggtctggggagggtagtctgtacgcagaccttacccctaccttacctaatgcaggtagagaggttgtttacAATTTACCTGTACTGTTTAACAAAGATATGATTTTGAGACTACTATTAACTAACTCCTTGATTTTCTAAGGAGTGATTCTTTCTCTTCTTATATTAATGCCGATCTCCTTCTCTTCATATCATGCAGGATGCAATACCAGTGAAAGATGAATCTTCATCTACTGTGAATAACCATTTTCTCAATAAGCGTTGTGCATCACCCTTTCCCAAAACTGCTCAAAGTCTAGCCACAGGTCCTGTTACCGAAGATGAAATTAGAGCTTTTCTATTGCAGAGAAAATCAATGACCACACTGCAGCTTCTTGTCAGCAAATTTAAATCTCGTTTGCAAAGTAGAGAGGTATGACAAGACTGGTTTGTCTATTTGTTGCTCACTGACCTATAGATTAGGCTCGTAAATGCAGGGaagcaacaacaacccagtataatcccattagtggggtctggggagggtagtgcgtccgcagaccttacccctaccgtgatgtagagaggctgtttctaatagaccctcgacatccttccctccaagaactccccaccttgcttTTGGGGTGAcgcgaactcacaacctcttggttggaagtggaggttgcttaccattagagcaacccctcttgtcttagGGAAGCATTgcaataaaaaattaaaattttgttgCTGACCAAATGCATCATAGCGTCTGAGCCTCTTCATATTTGAGTTGATCTTGTGAATAAACACCCTAAAAATGTAACTGCATGTCAGCCAAGATTTGAAActgcttttacttattgtgatttcATTAATTAATTGGACGCAGGATAAGGCTGCTTTTGCTGATGTATTGAGGAGGATCACCAAGATACTGAAAACCAGTACAACTAGCTATGTTGTGTTACGAGAAAGGTGAATGTTCATTTTGATGTTGATGTTTTTCCCATGATATTGCAGTCTGTTTTAATGGAAGAACAAATTAaacatttctgttttttttttcttttgcttttgtgtGTTTCTGTCTCTGTGCTTTCTCTTGTTCTGGTTTTGAATGTTGAAATGCTTAATTACTTTACTCTGAGTTTTGTTGATTGGCTTGCTTGTGCATGCATGCAGGCGGGAGTCAAATACACAAGTACATGGTCTGGCAGCCAAGATTAATCGTTTAGGCATTAATGATTAGGAATGATAATGGGACAGTGCAGATTTATTTTCGTTGTTCTGCATCAACTCACCAACCCTACTATTAGGGTTCGTTTGGTAGGGTatataagaataatgctgaatagggTATATTAGTAATGTTgttattagttatgctgacatatttcttatccattgtttggtttgatgtattaaagcattgcacaaaAGAATtgcttgtttacaaaaatgccctcaaaaccagtccatcactctatgagaaatatttttatataaaaaagttttaattttttttatttgtctacctatattgtaatatagaactacacatttatttataaaaaaggaaatatgctaagtatttatttatttactagagatataattttatttctcactatttggattattttaaacttgcattaatataataactagcatattttaatcaagcataaattttgaaggacaattttgtctttatcTAAGCTAATGAATGCATTAAAAcacattgcattgctaataccatggttttctatgcattagttatgcataggataataccaactatgatgtataactaatgcttgcataactaatgcataggttcaaaagTCTACCAAACAAGGTAGTATTAATACATATAGTTAATGCATGCTCAGTTAGCTACACTGTGCTACTCTGTGCTTATTAATGGAGAAACTACCAAACCTTTTGAAGTTGCTAAGGGTCTTAGACAAGGAGATCCTATCTCACCTTTCTTGTTTGCTATTGTCATGGAGTACTTGACCAGATCACTCATTGAAATGGGAAAGGACAAGTTGTTTCAATATCATCCTAGGTGCAAAAAATTGGGCTTGCTGACGATCTTCTTATTTTTTCCAGAGGTGATCTTACTTCTATATCCACCTTGTACCAATACTTCTCTCAATTCTCAAAGGCATCTGGATTACAAGCTAATATGGGTAAAAGCTCAGTGTATTTTGGGGGTGTGAAATAGGATGTTAAGCAGCAAATTTTGAACTATCTTGGATTTGTACAAGGGGAGTTGCTTTTTAAATACTTAGGCATTCCTTTGTCTTCCAAGAAAATTGCATTGATCCAATGACAGCCCTTAATTGATAGAATCACAGGAAAAATTTCATCTTGGACTGCAAAAAAGCTCTATTATGCTGGTCAAATACAGTTAGTCAAATCtgtcatttttggtattcaagcCTATTAGGCTCATTTTGGTATTCAAGCCTATTGGGCTCAACTGTTTATTCTGCCTATGAAAGTGTTAAAGATGATGGATGCTATGTGTAGAAGCTGCATATGGTCAGGTAGCAATACTATTATCAGAAAGAGCTTTGTGGCATGGGACAAAATGTGTACTCTAAAATCGACTGGAGGTATGAATATCATTAATCTGATGCTTTGGAACAAGGCTGCAATTGCTAAAGTCTGCTGGGATTTAGCTCATAAAGAAGACAAACTGTGGATTAGGTGGATCAATGCCTACTACATCAACTAGCAACAGATTCAGACCATACCTATTCCAAAGCAAGCTACTTGGATGGTTCGAAGAATAATAGCTTCCAGATATGTCCTACAACAAATTCAGTGCACAAGGGATGACAAAGAGACTATCAGACATATGTATCTACAACTACTGGGAGACTTACCAAGAGTGAATTGGAAGAGCTTGATATTTCAGAATTCTGCTCGATCAAAGGCTATTTTTAGTCTATGGTTAATGTTACATGGGAGATTACCTACCAAGGATAGAGTAGCAAGTTGGGGGCTGAACATTGATCAAAAGTGTGTATTAGGCCAGGGACAATTAGAAACAAGAGATCATATGTTTTTACATTGTTCTTACGCAACAGAATTATGGAGTAGAATATGGAAATGGATTCAAGAAGATCAAGGAAACAAGATCAATTGGCAACATCATCTTCAATGGATCATCAAGAAAGCAAAAGGGAAATCTAACCATGCCAACATCTTCAGATTGGTATTCACAGAAGCATCCTATGCGTTATAGTTGGAAAGGAATAATCGTATCTTTGAAAAACGATATCGTCATTGTGAAAGTATAGTTCGAGAGATAGCCTATATTTATAATGTTAGAGTTGAGTCTAAAGCTAGAATCCAATTACAGAAATACTTATTAGTACAGTAGGTAGTAGCTTGTATAGTCCTCTTGAGTAGATTAATGTTGCAATGATGTAGTTGAGATAGTCAGCAGAATGTGATGCTTGACTATAGTTTTGTAATGATTTTACTTTGGTGATTAATACAAAGAAagttaattaccaaaaaaagTTAATGCATACATTATTTTATGTAATgtatcctaccaaacgaccccttaataaGATTGATTTCGACTTTAGTTTTTTAAAATttagtttttggatttttttatcaTTGAATTTTCAATTGAAATATGTCCAAAGATTGGTACAGTATATTACATGCTTAAAATGTTAAAGAGTCACAGTGCAGCATGTCAAATAAACTAGTAACTAGGAATATCAATAACTATTATGCTTTAATTCCAAATTAGCTAGGTCTGTTATATAAAAATTGTATTCATTTTTTTGGTTCATTTTATTTCACTATTCAGTAATATGTCGTGTAGAACAAGATATGGATCCCTAAACCCTAATAGGTATATTTTTTTAGGGGGAATTACACAGAAATACAACCCATACACATATATTGCAGTTAAATGGCTTATATTTAACTTTGCAAAGTTGTAGCCCAATAATAATAGGTTAAGATTCAACGTCCAACTCCAAATAGGTTCTCGAAATTACTattcgattttttttattttataaatgcTCAAGCTTATAATCTAATTTTTTGAATTAGTAATTGTGACTTAAATATTAGTTCAACAGACCAAATCCATTTGGGTggtaaaaattagatttttaagaTAATCCACCATTGTTGAACACACTTAAATAAGTGagtttaaatttcaaatttgGTTTTATTAGAAATTTAGAGTGGATGTTGTTTAAACTTGTTAAAAATAGTATAAAGAGGGTGTATACAAAATTTAAAGTCATTTAATGAAGATTTGGACTGGTCCACCATTGTTGAACAAGCTCAAAAAAGTGGCTTTAAATTTCGAATTTGGCTTTGTGAGAAATATGGAGTGGTTGTTATTttgacttgttagaaatagtataaggaggttgtatataaaattcgAAATCATTTAATAAAGATTTAGActagttttgaacaagaattgcaactgaaaatcggaGAATAAGTTCGTCTACAAatgcttgtataaaggtgtataatagTATAGAATAGTGTATAATAGGTGTTTATACAcccatatacactattatataaTAGTATACATCATTACACAAAAACtgtcttcgtcttcttccttgcatCTTTTATGAAATTTAAAACgtaaatcttgctcaaatctactctaAATCACTTCAAATTAAATTTGAACTCTTTTTGATGTTTTCAATCAAAGggaacaacactcaatccaaacaactaacaaactcaaaaaatctaTTTTCGAAAATGAAGCTTGAATgaccttcaatggtggacttTTATTCTTCAATTTCGTACATTGCAACCACCTTTTGTCTGAAGAAAGGGAttagaaacaaaataaaacaataaaTCCATGGGAAAAATTAAGGATTCTTATCTGCAAAGCTCCCACCTTTTGTTTCTAGGAATTTCAATTTCTCTTTGCTTTTTATGGTCTGTTTGGGCGAAAGAAagtaaagagaagaagaaagacaACAATGGCgtgagaaaagagagaagaaatgaaaataaaagtAGAAACTGAATATAACCCttagtttggaatttttacctcctataatAAAGGTTAacacattatttattttaaataaatatcatttaaaaaaattatattctatagataccttttaagttttatagcaaaatatttaattttggttactttctagccctaagccactaaatacgctaatcagttacactattttctttctctctctacttgatACATCCTATTCTCttccccatcccattaaaatttccgaTCTAGCGACAAGGACTCTAAAGCAAGAACATAGCCTGGAGAAGGGCAATACTTTGTCGATTTTGTCCAACGACAGAGGAGGCATCTTCCTTCTCTCAATTTGCCAATTCTTTTAGATTTAGTTCTTCCTTCTCTCGATTTTTTATTTGCCTTTAGTTCTTAGGCATCACCAAAAAGGCCCTAAAACTATTTTCTATGATATTGCAAGGTTGCACAAACAAATCTCACGGCGGAGACAGAGGTACCTATATACGACTCTGTCGAGTTCATGCGGATTGTAGGCCTTATTAATTTGGAATTTTCTCTCATCGCTGCTTATGAAATCATGGTCGGAATCCGATGGGTCGTCGGAAAACTGTCGACTAAAATAGGTCGGCTGAAGTTTGGGGTTGAGCAATTTGAAGATTTTGTTACCttttttaagagcatttcaagtatctcgctgtatttctatgtatttcattgtattcactatctttttttccattgtaattcaatgtatctcgttgtattccatttatttcattttatttagtgtcttttttctcattgtatttcaatgtatccctaTGTATTCTATCTATTTCTTTGTATTTTGCGGTTTAGAATCTTTTTCAtaactgaaaaatacaaaattcgtgtgttataattgagtttgttgagttatattaggagtttattatgttaattgattcactttccgttttaaatcagtgtaatcccctatttcacgccgtgaatacagtcgaatacaataatctgtccagctgcaATCCTATGTTTCACTCcctgaatacagtcgaatacactcgaatacaacaactgattagctgtattttcctgattcacgcctatttttgctactgtattcatgaatacaatagcttaaatatatcaaatacatcttataaccacagaaaaggtatctatattccgtaatatagcaaatgatatctataaatgcctaattactactaaaagatagtgctttatgaaaatttctctaaaaTAATTAATGTGAGCTAAAGGTTTaaaagtttatttcatgttatGTACAATCTGGGCCAAGCAAGACAAAGATTTACCTGGGCCATTTTCGATTAGGCTGTTGTGCCAAGTAACAAGGACCATAATTCTTCCTATTTTTTATAGTCATTATATGGCTCATTTTATGTTAAGTCTGCTTGGATTTTAAGTTACAGTAGGACGTGATTTTTAGACAAACTTCTTTTTATATAATTTTAGGATTTATGATGTAtatattcaatgaatttcttaagacaaatatAAACATTGAATTAAAGCTATTGGGTTCGACCAAATCCGCAATCTCAAGGCTAGCTCCGCCCTTGTATAATATTGTTACTAGCAGAGAGCTCCACAACCGCATATCTAGTTCAAAAAATGAGCTCATACACAAATTTTAGAAAATCCAACTTCAAACAAACGGATAAGAGAAACTCCACACGAGCATACCTAAATACAAAATGACCTCAATTACAAATAACAAAACGCGTCTTTACTCAAATATCATGTAGGATTCACTGTTTAAATTTTCTAACTGGTGTACGTAAATTATAATATTGATTATatacgattatacacatattatatattcgccaattatttttagtttaagctgTTAAGTTAGGCTACTATTTAA
This genomic stretch from Nicotiana sylvestris chromosome 9, ASM39365v2, whole genome shotgun sequence harbors:
- the LOC138878687 gene encoding uncharacterized protein is translated as MHAQLATLCYSVLINGETTKPFEVAKGLRQGDPISPFLFAIVMEYLTRSLIEMGKDKLFQYHPRGDLTSISTLYQYFSQFSKASGLQANMGKSSVSCIWSGSNTIIRKSFVAWDKMCTLKSTGGMNIINLMLWNKAAIAKNYGVEYGNGFKKIKETRSIGNIIFNGSSRKQKGNLTMPTSSDWVLSTISLLDSDVKSAIEFFQENAIEGWNLIQN